A window from Micromonospora profundi encodes these proteins:
- a CDS encoding sensor histidine kinase — protein MSRRLRPTLRLRLTLLNGVLLVGAGAILVLLAWLLVRDALRPTDELLPGTTVLLSDGRSMDAAQWQRQLVDAASGELLAKGLVALLAISVVGVAGAYAVAGRALRPLHQVTATAQRLGEATLDQRIGYSGADDEVAELAKTFDAMLDRIASAFEAQKRFVANASHELRTPLAVMRTEIDVTLSDDDADTAEYRRMATVVRDASERANGLVDALLVLARSEAQAGRRLGRRTECDLATGTANALSAVRREVERIGLRVQTSLEPAPVVGDPGLLDRLAGNLIENAVRYNHLHGRLWVRTGTDGQRSWLVVGNTGFEVDQADVPGLFEPFRRGGRERTGARGSGLGLSIVRAVCQAHGGTVKVIAQPGGGLEVTVTLPTADAPSVPCPAPGAG, from the coding sequence GTGAGTCGCCGGTTGCGGCCCACACTTCGGTTGCGGCTGACACTGCTCAACGGCGTGCTGCTTGTCGGCGCGGGCGCGATCCTGGTGCTGCTGGCCTGGCTGCTGGTCCGCGACGCGCTGCGACCCACCGACGAACTGCTGCCCGGCACGACTGTGCTGCTCTCCGACGGTCGGTCGATGGACGCCGCCCAGTGGCAGCGTCAACTTGTCGACGCCGCCTCGGGAGAACTGCTGGCCAAGGGCCTCGTCGCGCTGTTGGCGATCAGCGTCGTCGGGGTGGCCGGTGCGTACGCGGTGGCCGGCCGGGCTCTGCGCCCGCTGCACCAGGTCACCGCTACCGCGCAGCGGCTCGGCGAGGCCACCCTGGACCAGCGGATCGGCTACTCGGGTGCCGACGACGAGGTGGCCGAGCTGGCCAAGACCTTCGACGCCATGCTGGACCGGATCGCGTCGGCGTTCGAGGCGCAGAAGCGATTCGTGGCGAACGCCTCGCACGAGCTGCGTACCCCGCTTGCCGTCATGCGGACCGAGATCGACGTGACGCTCAGCGACGACGACGCGGACACCGCCGAATACCGCCGGATGGCGACAGTGGTGCGCGACGCCTCCGAGCGGGCCAACGGCCTTGTCGACGCGCTGCTGGTGCTGGCGCGCAGCGAGGCACAGGCCGGGCGGCGGCTCGGCCGACGCACCGAATGCGACCTCGCCACGGGCACCGCCAACGCGTTGTCCGCGGTGCGCCGTGAGGTGGAGCGGATCGGCCTGCGCGTGCAGACGTCGCTGGAGCCCGCGCCAGTGGTCGGAGACCCAGGGCTGCTCGACCGGCTCGCCGGCAACCTCATCGAGAACGCCGTCCGCTACAACCATCTGCACGGCCGGCTCTGGGTGCGTACCGGCACCGACGGCCAGCGCTCCTGGCTGGTGGTGGGCAACACCGGGTTCGAGGTGGACCAGGCCGACGTGCCGGGGCTGTTCGAGCCGTTCCGGCGCGGTGGGCGGGAACGCACCGGCGCGCGCGGCTCGGGTCTGGGACTGTCGATCGTGCGGGCGGTCTGCCAGGCGCACGGAGGCACCGTCAAGGTGATCGCCCAGCCCGGCGGCGGCCTGGAGGTGACGGTCACCCTCCCGACGGCGGACGCGCCTTCGGTGCCCTGCCCGGCACCCGGCGCTGGCTGA
- a CDS encoding response regulator transcription factor — MRVLVVEDERNLADAIARGLRKRGMAVDVAYDGDAGQEAAFVTRYDVVVLDRDLPGVHGDQICAELAASGALTRVLMLTASGTVADRVEGLQLGADDYLPKPFAFDELVARVQALGRRATPAAPPVLELADLVLDPARRVATRAGVPIDLTNKEFGVLSELLKARGAVVSSEELLERVWDANTDPFTTIVRVTVMTLRKKLGDPPLIETVVGAGYRTSEVGV, encoded by the coding sequence ATGCGGGTACTGGTGGTGGAGGACGAGCGCAACCTCGCCGACGCGATCGCGCGCGGGTTGCGCAAGCGGGGCATGGCGGTCGACGTGGCGTACGACGGTGACGCCGGCCAGGAGGCGGCGTTCGTGACCCGGTACGACGTGGTCGTGCTCGACCGCGACCTGCCCGGCGTGCACGGCGACCAGATCTGCGCCGAGCTGGCCGCCTCCGGCGCGCTGACCCGGGTGCTGATGCTGACGGCGAGCGGCACGGTGGCCGACCGGGTGGAGGGGTTGCAGCTCGGCGCGGACGACTACCTGCCGAAACCGTTCGCCTTCGACGAGCTGGTCGCCCGGGTGCAGGCGCTCGGCCGGCGGGCCACCCCCGCCGCGCCGCCGGTGCTCGAACTCGCCGACCTCGTGCTCGACCCGGCCCGCCGGGTCGCCACCCGGGCCGGCGTGCCGATCGACCTGACGAACAAGGAGTTCGGGGTGCTCAGCGAGCTGCTCAAGGCGCGCGGCGCGGTGGTCTCCAGCGAGGAGCTGCTGGAGCGGGTCTGGGACGCCAACACCGACCCGTTCACCACAATCGTCCGGGTCACTGTGATGACGCTGCGCAAGAAGCTCGGCGATCCGCCGCTCATCGAGACGGTCGTGGGCGCGGGTTACCGCACCTCGGAGGTGGGCGTGTGA
- a CDS encoding VOC family protein, whose amino-acid sequence MSSTIHNISIDCRDTYALAGFWSQVFDCPRQPDDFPGDPEAMLLPPGGPVVLFLAVPEGKTVKNRLHLDLQPADRTRAEEVERLLGIGATLVDDQTRPDGAGWVVLADPEGNEFCVLRSAAERAATSAAPGDTDTA is encoded by the coding sequence GTGAGTTCGACGATCCACAACATCAGCATCGACTGTCGCGACACGTACGCCCTTGCCGGCTTCTGGTCGCAGGTCTTCGACTGCCCCCGGCAGCCGGACGACTTCCCCGGTGACCCGGAGGCGATGCTCCTGCCGCCGGGAGGCCCGGTGGTGCTGTTTCTCGCCGTACCCGAGGGCAAGACGGTGAAGAACCGGCTGCACCTTGACCTGCAACCCGCCGACCGGACCCGCGCCGAGGAGGTCGAGCGGCTGCTCGGCATCGGCGCGACGCTCGTCGACGACCAGACCCGGCCCGACGGCGCTGGGTGGGTGGTGCTCGCCGACCCGGAGGGCAACGAGTTCTGCGTGCTGCGCAGCGCGGCCGAACGGGCTGCGACATCAGCCGCACCGGGTGACACCGACACGGCATAG